TGAATAACTTAAGCAAACAGAGTTCATTAGTGAGACAAAACCAAACAGGGAACAGGGGACCAAAAAGCAGTCAATGAGCATGACAAATTAGCACGAGGGTTGGTGTATGCTGGGGGAAGGGACAACATATGCTAATGAAAACAGCATCATATCCCAAGGTAGACCAGCCCTTGGCTACTGACTCCAGATGAAGAAGGCTAGCAGCAATCTTCTACTTCAAAAGTAGGGAGAATGTTCAGTTAGCCAGGCGCATCCTTATCAGGTCAAACCTTGGAGTTGTCTCTTTGCAGATGGGCgtaaagaagaggaaaaaggcaGCTAAACAGATTAGACTCTATTTCTGCTGTCCTACAGAGACCAAGCAGTGATGAGAGATGACACAAGGATTAGTATTCAAAGAATGCAAGGCCTTTGGTGCTGCAAGTTTAGCCTCAAGGACTTAATTGCTCCTGTCTGAATAGCTAGGTGTTTAAACACTGAACTGAGCTGCCAGACTAGGGATACACCACAAGTTTTACCAGCAACGAACTGTAAAGCAAACAGGGCTCCTCTCCTTTCCACACAGCTTCAGTGTGAATGGGGAGTAACaaataaatgaagcaaaacTTAAGATTCAGCCTGTTGcaggcagcacaaagcagaTGACAAGGCAGgatcaaaaagcaaataaaaaatactccAAATGCAGACAGATCCAACTTTTATACCAATTCCGTAGTACTACATGTGATAGTAATGCTGAAGCAACATATCCAACCAGGTCAGCAATATAGGAAATGTAAGGAAAACCCAATGAGTGTGGCTACCTTATCCTCATATATAGTATCTGATTTGTGTTACTCCCTTTTAGAAGACCTACACTGATGTAGAGCTAGAAAATCAGGCCCATAACAAACACACATGTGGGAAccatgcaatgaaaaaaaaagtagtttgaCATAGCTGGATATGgtcttgtatgtttttaaaaggaacaaaTGGATCAGAAGCCAAATCAGAGGATAAAATTAATAAAGGATTAACATAACATGGGTTGTACAAATACATCAGACACTATTTTGAAGACTTCATTTTGACTATTATGAATCAAAACTCAATAAAACAGCATAACTATCTCACATGTTTCCTGGTTAAAATTTGAGGGTGGCATAAGACACAAAACAGACTGCATGCACAACAAACTATTATCCTCAAATCATCGTAGGACTAGACTAAAACATTTACCACACAGAGCtaaaagatattaaaatcaATCTTATCAGTATATGGGTGCCCAAACTAGTCACTTATTGTTTACACCTACACAGAAGGTTTCTGTTCTAAAGAACTGGTAGCACAACCATTTTCTCTATATTGTAATTCACAGACTCTTGTTTTGGTGCACATGAAAACAACCCTGTAGCATAGTGAGTCAGACTACCTgtggagagaaaataattaaccCACTAACAAAACTTCCTTCTCTAGGAGATGGTAAAGAGATTTCCCTTGAGAGGGAGGAAGTCGATTAACATTTGAAAAGGCCTTTCCAACAGAAAGCCTGTTTACCTACACCTCAGCAGGAAGGGGATGCTCTTTGAAAAGGCAAAAGGTGCTAAAAATACACAGACTGAAAATAGCTGATGAGACGGAACAATATCCTTTGAAAGATTCAGAGGATATATCGACtggttaaataaaaatactgcagtGGAAAGTTGTGAGGAAAGATACAGATGCAGTGTCGTCTCTAGTACAGAGGCTACATAATTTCAATGTGAGCTAGTAAGACAAGTTCACAACATATCAAAGCACCGGTACTCCGTAATTCCACAGGACTGCCCTATGGATTCGTCCCCAGTTACTATACACTTCTCAGGAATCTTAGCCTAGgtgaataaataaaagcataaacTCTAACCTCAAGATTATAGGCACAACCTTGGAAGTCTGATATAGTAAAGCTGAGCTCTTGTGTTTTACTCTTTCCcttcattttgctttgcaaGTCAGTCCAATCTGTCATTTCTGTCTTCTACACCCCACCCGGTTTTTACCTTTAGACCACTAAGGCTGCAGCCCTTCCCGCAATCTGAAAGCAAACTGAGCTGCAGGTGAGGGCACAACATTTGTCCACAGAGCCATAAAGAACACTCAGCCAGATAAGGGTTCAAAAGAGTTTATGGAATCTTGACAGCCTGTCTTGAAATATTAAACATCTGAAGAATTATTCAGATGCATCTCAGACCTACTGCAGAGGGGAGACAAACCCAATTGTATAACAGATCATTACCTTTTCAATGCCACAGAAAATCACACACTACTGATGTGAATTCCTTATCTTAGAGCAAATACATCTTGTTTTACATTTTGGGGAACATACACACTGCCCAGTTAAAACACTCTTCTTCAAAGCCTCACAGAAGAACAGTCCTACTAGTCCTCCGTACTGACACAGAACAGCCAGACAGGTTTTACTTTCACCCTGTAATAAGCCAATTTCTCATTACTTAGTAGAATATGCCATCTAGGATTACCATCTCATACTTAATTTATAAAGGTGCAAAAATCAGCATACTGTTTAGAAACCGAAATAAACAACATAAAACCCCAGCCATATCCCTGCCAAGCAGCTGAGTGGCACCCATGTACCTGTTGCTTCTTCATCAAAGCAGGCAAAAGCATTCCTGATTACATCCTCCGGGTCGGTGCCATTTAACTTCTCACCAAACATCGTGAGGAACATCGTGAAGTTGATAGGGCCTGGAGCCTCATTCATCATGGCATCCAGGTATTCATCCGTTGGATTCTTTCCTACAAATAAAGGGATTCATACTTGGCTTAGCTTTCCAATTGAAAAAGTCATGTCAGTACAAACTGAGTGTTAATACAAAAGGAGCATTAATACAAACTGAGACACCTCTCATATGCCAAACTcagcattttgatttttacaCCACAAATTCGCTTGGCAAGCATAAAGAGCAAAGGGACATCACCAAGGGAGGCGAGCATGTCGTGCAAGTCCTCTTTGTCAATGAAGCCGTCCCTGTTCTGGTCGATCATGTTGAAGGCCTCCTTGAATTCCTGGATCTGCGACTGATCGAACATGGCAAATACATTGGAAGTGGCGCGCTGAGGGCGCTTCTTGGTGGTCTTTGTCTTTGCCTTTTTGCTAGACATGTTGATTTTTGGACActagagagagaaggaaatacaGTAAATGCAATAAGATCAGAGTTAGGACTTAAAGGAAAAAGTACTATGGTTTAATGGTAAAGTGCGCCTCTAACGCActcccatttcctctcatcATAACGTAGTTCCCTAGTATTttcaagaagggaaaaagagaagaagagacTATGGATAAATGAAAGACAGACtcataaaccaaaaaaaaagtcattattaTAAGACGTAAATTAACTTAAATTTTAGTCTTCAAAGGTCTCTTACGCCGGCGGTGGCTGCA
This genomic stretch from Corvus hawaiiensis isolate bCorHaw1 chromosome 30, bCorHaw1.pri.cur, whole genome shotgun sequence harbors:
- the LOC125318508 gene encoding myosin regulatory light chain 2, smooth muscle minor isoform-like, translated to MSSKKAKTKTTKKRPQRATSNVFAMFDQSQIQEFKEAFNMIDQNRDGFIDKEDLHDMLASLGKNPTDEYLDAMMNEAPGPINFTMFLTMFGEKLNGTDPEDVIRNAFACFDEEATGFIQEDYLRELLTTMGDRFTDEEVDELYREAPIDKKGNFNYIEFTRILKHGAKDKDD